A genomic region of Cannabis sativa cultivar Pink pepper isolate KNU-18-1 chromosome 1, ASM2916894v1, whole genome shotgun sequence contains the following coding sequences:
- the LOC115707717 gene encoding GDSL esterase/lipase 1 has protein sequence MAKSSFVITSLFIFSCISSLVIHTKSYRHYPQPDVRASLFIFGDSLFDAGNNNYIRTIGQANYYPYGETFFKYPSGRFCDGRLISDFIAEYAKLPFIPPYLYPGNHDYSYGVNFASAGSGALFETGRDIVVIDLNTQLEYFKNVSNQLRKQLGNAEAKALLSRAVFIFSVGSNDYSFPFERNITIPNTQKFVGMVIGNLTKVIKEIYNIGGRKMGFLNLDHFGCYPYGRVLEGGNNCFDKFLPFIKLHNTQLSMMLKKLETKLKGFKYSFVDQYTFTEERLNHPSKYGFKEEKVACCGSGQYRGHPSCGGRRGEKEYELCENVNDHVFFDFAHGTERFNEQFAIEAWNGKPSGSGSSNLKRLFE, from the exons ATGGCAAAATCTAGCTTTGTTATTACTTCTCTCTTTATATTTTCTTGTATAAGCAGCCTTGTAATTCATACTAAATCTTACCGTCATTATCCTCAACCTGATGTAAGAGCAAGCTTATTTATTTTCGGTGATTCACTCTTTGATGCTGGAAATAATAACTACATCAGAACTATAGGCCAGGCCAATTATTATCCATACGGTGAAACTTTCTTTAAGTACCCAAGTGGTAGATTTTGTGATGGTCGACTTATCTCAGATTTTATTG CTGAGTATGCTAAGCTACCTTTCATTCCACCATATTTGTACCCTGGAAATCATGATTATAGCTATGGGGTGAATTTTGCTTCAGCTGGATCTGGTGCTTTGTTCGAGACTGGAAGAGATATAGTT GTGATAGATCTTAATACTCAGCTTGAATATTTCAAGAACGTTAGCAATCAGCTGAGAAAACAATTAGGGAATGCAGAGGCAAAAGCTTTGCTTTCGAGAGCTGTTTTTATCTTTAGTGTTGGGAGCAATGATTACTCATTCCCTTTCGAAAGAAACATCACCATCCCTAACACCCAAAAGTTTGTGGGGATGGTCATAGGCAACTTAACCAAAGTGATTAAG GAAATTTATAACATTGGAGGAAGGAAAATGGGGTTTTTAAACTTGGATCATTTTGGGTGCTATCCATACGGTAGAGTGCTTGAAGGGGGAAATAATTGCTTTGATAAATTCTTACCCTTTATAAAATTACACAATACACAACTTTCCATGATGCTAAAAAAGTTGGAAACAAAGCTCAAAGGATTCAAATACTCATTTGTTGACCAGTACACATTCACGGAAGAAAGACTAAATCACCCTTCAAAATATGGTTTCAAAGAAGAGAAAGTTGCATGTTGTGGAAGTGGTCAGTACAGAGGACATCCTAGTTGTGGAGGTAGGAGAGGAGAGAAAGAGTATGAACTCTGTGAAAATGTCAACGATCATGTCTTCTTTGACTTTGCTCATGGAACAGAGAGGTTCAACGAACAATTTGCCATAGAGGCGTGGAATGGAAAGCCAAGTGGCTCAGGGTCTTCTAATCTCAAACGATTATTTGAATAG
- the LOC115707718 gene encoding GDSL esterase/lipase 1, giving the protein MEKSSFAITVLLIFYCIFSLVIPAKCYRHYPHPSKYETPNSLFIFGDSLFDAGNNNYINTLSQANYYPYGGTFFKFPSGRFCDGRTIPDFIAEYAKLPLIPPYLFPGNHNFKYGVNFASSGSGALIETRKGTVIDLKTQLSYFKNVSIQLKQQMGYADAKTLLSRAVFLFSVGSNDYSFPFETNSTVLISHTTEEFVGMVIGNITEVIEEIYKFGGRKFGFLSLGQLGCSPSGRVLERGNNGACFEGFTPFVKSHNTQLSMRLKKLETKRKGFKYSLVDFYSLAEERINNPLKYGFKEAKVACCGSGPYRGHPSCGGRRGEKEYELCENVTDYIFFDFTHPTEKVNQQFAKEAWSGKPGFSGTYNLKALFESM; this is encoded by the exons ATGGAGAAATCAAGTTTTGCCATTACTGTTCTCcttatattttattgtatattCAGTCTAGTTATTCCAGCAAAATGTTACCGTCACTATCCCCACCCATCAAAATATGAAACTCCCAACAGCTTGTTTATCTTTGGAGATTCATTATTTGATGCTGGAAATAATAACTATATCAACACTTTAAGTCAGGCCAATTACTATCCATACGGTGGAACCTTCTTTAAATTCCCATCTGGTAGATTTTGTGATGGCCGAACTATCCCTGATTTTATTG CTGAGTATGCTAAACTTCCACTGATTCCCCCTTATTTGTTCCCTGGAAATCATAACTTCAAATATGGAGTGAATTTTGCATCATCAGGATCTGGTGCTCTGATTGAAACTAGAAAAGGAact GTGATTGATCTCAAAACTCAACTTAGTTATTTCAAGAACGTTAGTATTCAACTGAAGCAGCAAATGGGGTATGCTGATGCCAAGACTCTGCTTTCAAGAGCAGTTTTTCTCTTCAGTGTTGGGAGCAACGATTACTCATTCCCTTTTGAGACTAACTCCACAGTCCTTATTTCCCACACTACCGAAGAGTTTGTAGGAATGGTCATAGGCAATATAACTGAAGTTATTGAG GAAATTTACAAATTTGGAGGAAGGAAATTTGGGTTTCTAAGCTTGGGACAATTAGGGTGTTCACCATCCGGTAGAGTACTTGAAAGGGGAAACAATGGAGCCTGTTTTGAAGGATTCACACCGTTTGTAAAATCACACAACACTCAACTCTCCATGCGACTAAAGAAGTTAGAGACAAAGCGCAAAGGATTCAAGTACTCACTAGTTGACTTTTATTCATTAGCAGAAGAAAGGATAAATAACCCCTTAAAATAtg GCTTTAAAGAAGCGAAGGTGGCATGTTGTGGGAGTGGTCCGTACAGAGGACATCCGAGCTGTGGAGGTAGGAGAGGAGAGAAAGAGTATGAACTGTGTGAAAATGTGACAGACTATATCTTCTTTGACTTTACTCATCCCACAGAAAAGGTCAACCAGCAATTTGCTAAAGAAGCATGGAGTGGAAAGCCTGGTTTCTCAGGGACTTACAATCTCAAAGCATTATTTGAATCCATGTAA
- the LOC115704547 gene encoding GDSL esterase/lipase 1 → MAKLNRFSHCLGFLCIITLTLLAISPNCNAALFIFGDSAFDVGNNNYINTSFQATKFPYGETFFEYPTGRFSNGRLVPDFIAEYAKLPFIVPYLQPCNHHDFKYGVNFASAGAGALVETRPGLVIDLKTQLGNFKNVSKLLREKFGDAEAEDLLSRAVYLFSVGGNDYLFPFETNSSVLRTYSPEQFAGQVIGNISEVIQEIYKIGGRKFAFPSMWPLACFPFARVIKGGDYGCLDQITPYLKSHNKQLYNLLQNFQKHLNKFKYSLLDFYSFLEERMNHPSKQGFKEGKVACCGSGPYRGEFNCGGGNFSLCYNAIEYVFFDSVHPSEKVYEQFAKQAWSGKLSLKGSYSLMELFESNHDLV, encoded by the exons ATGGCAAAATTAAATAGATTCAGCCATTGTCTTGGTTTTCTTTGTATAATCACTCTAACACTACTTGCAATATCTCCAAATTGCAATGCAGCCTTGTTCATCTTTGGGGATTCAGCATTTGATGTTGGAAATAATAACTATATCAACACTAGTTTTCAGGCAACAAAATTCCCATATGGCGAGACATTCTTTGAGTACCCAACTGGGAGATTTT CAAATGGTCGCCTTGTTCCTGATTTCATAg CTGAATATGCGAAGTTGCCATTCATTGTACCATATCTTCAGCCTTGTAATCACCATGATTTTAAATATGGGGTCAACTTTGCATCTGCTGGAGCTGGTGCCCTTGTTGAAACTCGCCCTGGATTG GTGATTGATCTTAAAACTCAACTTGGTAATTTCAAGAATGTTAGCAAACTTTTAAGGGAGAAATTTGGAGATGCAGAGGCTGAAGATTTGTTGTCAAGAGCTGTATACTTGTTTAGCGTGGGAGGCAATGACTATTTATTCCCATTTGAGACAAACTCTAGTGTTCTTCGAACCTATTCACCCGAACAATTCGCAGGACAAGTGATTGGCAACATATCTGAAGTCATTCAG GAAATTTACAAAATTGGAGGAAGAAAGTTTGCGTTTCCAAGTATGTGGCCTCTGGCATGTTTTCCATTCGCAAGAGTAATAAAAGGTGGAGATTATGGCTGCTTGGATCAAATAACACCATATTTAAAATCACATAACAAACAACTCTATAATCTTCTCCAAAATTTCCAAAAACATCTCAACAAATTCAAATACTCACTTTtagacttttattctttcttagAAGAACGAATGAATCACCCTTCTAAACAGG GTTTTAAAGAAGGGAAAGTGGCATGTTGTGGCAGTGGCCCATACAGAGGAGAATTTAACTGTGGAGGAGGAAACTTTAGTTTATGTTATAATGCCATTGAATATGTGTTCTTTGACTCTGTACATCCTTCTGAAAAAGTATACGAGCAATTTGCAAAGCAAGCATGGAGTGGAAAGCTCAGCCTCAAAGGATCTTATAGTCTCATGGAGCTATTTGAATCAAATCATGATTTAGTGTAG